The genomic segment GACCGGGGGGTGCGCCACTTCACCCAGATCCCCAAGGTCTTCGGGCAGGGGGACGCCGGGGTGGTGAACGGCTCGCTCCTGTGCCCCGGCCAGAACGCCATGATCCTCGTGGTGCTCCCCGACCAGGAGGCGCACGGCGTGGCCGAGGCCGTGCGCGAGCTCGTGCTCCGCACGGGGGGCTGCGGGTGCGTGCCGATCCGAGCCTTCCTGGTCCCCTGCGAGCAGGTGGTGTAGGGGGGTACGGAGCCCCCATGTTCCTTCCCCACTTCTCCATCCGCCGGCCGGTGG from the Thermodesulfobacteriota bacterium genome contains:
- a CDS encoding PG0541 family transporter-associated protein, which encodes MKMLTIVYNTSCDEEIREILKDRGVRHFTQIPKVFGQGDAGVVNGSLLCPGQNAMILVVLPDQEAHGVAEAVRELVLRTGGCGCVPIRAFLVPCEQVV